A region from the Biomphalaria glabrata chromosome 14, xgBioGlab47.1, whole genome shotgun sequence genome encodes:
- the LOC129922909 gene encoding uncharacterized protein LOC129922909, with amino-acid sequence MSAQSSTDRVLMMFLYITNVLLFIGVIAFSNKSLTIYKLDSVEGIGCQPWSLNVKVNKHLCWGGNVSFQNYSKDVGTMLIMTITLADPNIRELLSLINFDKCGKQLLKSQACACTSENGYDSFSYTCAKAFKTSDSGAIISVQIHDFNGFVVQEAILKLPLFSKEETFSNKSLTIYKLDSVEGVDCQPWSLNVKVNKHLCWGGNVKNYSKDVGTMLIMTITLADPNISELLFLINIDECGKQLLKLQVCACTSENGNDSFIYTCAKAFNTSDSGAIISVQIRDLYDHVVQEALLKLPPFSKEETFSNKSLTIYKLDSVEGVDCQPWSLNVKVNKHLCWGGNVSFQNYSKDIGKFLIMTLTLADRRKLLSITQFAKCGKQLLKSQVCACTSENGYDSFSYTCAKAFKTSESIISVQIYDNSLVVQEAILKLPSFSKEESKCFKMSIINAVNEFAYVAPYFGLSMNLE; translated from the exons CATTCTCCAATAAGTCCTTAACTATATATAAATTGGATTCGGTTGAAGGCATTGGCTGTCAACCGTGGTCTCTTAATGTCAAAGTAAATAAACACTTGTGTTGGGGTGGAAATGTGAGTTTTCAAAACTATTCGAAAGACGTAGGGACAATGTTGATCATGACAATAACCTTGGCTGATCCTAACATACGCGAATTG ttGTCCTTAATTAATTTTGATAAGTGTGGGAAACAACTATTAAAGTCACAAGCGTGTGCATGTACGTCTGAAAATGGATATGATTCTTTCAGCTATACTTGTGCTAAAGCATTTAAAACTTCTGATAGTGGAGCTATAATTAGTGTCCAGATCCATGACTTTAACGGTTTTGTTGTACAAGAAGCTATTCTGAAGTTGCCACTATTCAGTAAAGAAGAAA CATTCTCCAATAAGTCCTTAACTATATATAAATTGGATTCGGTTGAAGGCGTTGACTGTCAACCGTGGTCTCTTAACGTCAAAGTAAATAAACACTTGTGTTGGGGTGGAAATGTGAAAAACTATTCGAAAGACGTAGGGACAATGTTGATCATGACAATAACCTTGGCTGATCCTAACATAAGCGAATTg ttGTTCTTAATTAATATTGATGAGTGTGGAAAACAACTATTAAAGTTACAAGTGTGTGCATGTACCTCTGAAAATGGAAATGATTCTTTCATTTATACTTGTGCTAAAGCATTTAATACTTCTGATAGTGGAGCTATAATTAGTGTCCAGATCCGGGACTTATACGATCATGTTGTACAAGAAGCTCTTCTGAAGTTGCCACCATTCAGTAAAGAAGAAA CATTCTCCAATAAGTCCTTAACTATATATAAATTGGATTCGGTTGAAGGCGTTGACTGTCAACCGTGGTCTCTTAACGTCAAAGTAAATAAACACTTGTGTTGGGGTGGAAATGTGAGTTTTCAAAACTATTCGAAAGACATAGGAAAATTTTTGATAATGACACTCACTTTGGCTGATCGAAGGAAATTG ttgtCCATTACTCAGTTCGCAAAGTGTGGGAAACAACTATTAAAGTCACAAGTGTGTGCATGTACGTCTGAAAATGGATATGATTCTTTCAGCTATACTTGTGCTAAAGCATTTAAAACATCTGAATCTATAATTAGTGTCCAGATCTATGACAACAGTCTTGTTGTACAAGAAGCTATTCTGAAGTTGCCATCATTCAGTAAAGAAGAAAGTAAGTGTTTTAAAATGAGTATTATA aacgcggtcaacgagtttgcatACGTTGCCCCCTATTTTGGTTTATCTATGAACCTCgagtaa